One genomic region from Gossypium hirsutum isolate 1008001.06 chromosome D13, Gossypium_hirsutum_v2.1, whole genome shotgun sequence encodes:
- the LOC107940473 gene encoding uncharacterized protein has product MEELKNYGHQHPLLMLNEEQLLGNGNGVVDCSRCGGKVSAPCFSCVDCCGFYLHKTCAEAPLELNHPFHRHHPLVLLQNPPSSYTRSVCDFCDETCEKFIYHCSCGLDFHIKCALFTFNIAERNLKELEHVALEDPSFSSENDGGNLCKCFVCWEPLAMYTYFSLDCGFNLHKKCAELPLKMDHLCHRKHPLVLQFNSERRACKVCQVTQRRGFVYGCSPCELAIHIDCASPLPVIEDKNHQHPFTLFWRQNPFICDACGTGGHHVAYTCGTCSIMVHKKCISLPRIIRHSYHIHRLFHKYLIHKEYFESLNCVWCHEVVDTEYGSYFCVDCNVIFHVNCALHGKGWYCIVSQENEDDKSLDIPVNSITKVLERNDAGEATVIEHCKHKHYLMLSDKMREHGDKCCDGCLLLISAKFYHCLRCDFFLHKSCAELPKKKLFPKHSCYGKPFSGPKPFILTSDCMFKCVLCRA; this is encoded by the exons ATGGAAGAGCTAAAGAACTATGGGCATCAACATCCACTGTTGATGTTAAATGAAGAGCAGTTGCTTGGCAATGGCAATGGAGTTGTTGATTGCTCAAGGTGTGGGGGGAAGGTGTCAGCTCCATGTTTTAGCTGTGTGGACTGCTGTGGGTTTTACCTCCACAAAACATGTGCCGAGGCACCTTTAGAGCTTAATCATCCTTTTCATCGTCACCATCCTCTCGTGCTTTTGCAGAATCCACCATCTTCTTACACAAGGTCCGTTTGTGATTTCTGTGATGAAACATGTGAGAAATTCATTTACCATTGCTCTTGTGGCTTGGACTTTCATATTAAATGTGCtttgtttacatttaatattgcTGAAAGAAATTTGAAAGAGCTTGAGCATGTTGCCCTTGAGGATCCATCGTTTTCCTCTGAAAACGATGGTGGAAACCTGTGTAAGTGCTTTGTGTGCTGGGAACCATTAGCAATGTATACATACTTCTCTCTTGATTGTGGGTTTAATTTGCATAAGAAGTGTGCTGAGCTTCCTCTCAAAATGGATCATTTGTGTCATCGCAAACATCCTCTTGTTTTGCAATTTAATAGTGAACGGCGTGCTTGCAAAGTATGCCAAGTAACTCAACGAAGAGGATTTGTGTATGGTTGTTCACCTTGTGAGTTGGCTATTCACATTGATTGTGCATCGCCATTACCAGTTATCGAAGATAAAAATCATCAACACCCATTCACCTTGTTTTGGAGACAAAATCCATTCATTTGTGATGCTTGTGGAACTGGAGGACATCATGTTGCATATACATGTGGTACTTGCAGTATTATGGTCCATAAAAAATGCATTTCATTGCCACGCATTATCCGACACTCGTATCATATCCATCGTCTTTTTCACAAGTATCTCATTCATAAGGaatattttgaaagtttgaaTTGCGTATGGTGTCATGAAGTTGTTGATACAGAGTACGGTAGTTACTTCTGTGTAGATTGCAATGTTATATTCCATGTGAATTGTGCATTGCACGGAAAGGGGTGGTATTGCATAGTTTCACAGGAAAATGAAGATGACAAGTCTCTTGATATACCTGTTAACTCCATCACTAAGGTTCTTGAGAGGAATGATGCTGGAGAAGCCACAGTAATAGAACATTGCAAGCATAAGCACTACTTGATGTTAAGTGACAAAATGAGAGAGCATGGCGATAAATGTTGTGATGGGTGCTTGTTATTGATCTCCGCTAAGTTCTACCATTGCTTGCGGTGTGATTTCTTTCTTCATAAATCTTGTGCTGAATTACCTAAGAAGAAGCTTTTTCCGAAACATAGTTGTTATGGAAAGCCTTTTTCTGGACCAAAACCCTTCATCCTTACTTCAGACTGCATGTTCAAATGTGTTCTATGCAG GGCATAA
- the LOC107940466 gene encoding uncharacterized protein: protein MATFYKSQHLAAVLLLFFIFTTFTSPSSARLLSDSPPSTTETTLDLALADLVEVEEHKTDVVLDVSKQHPETQPQPCDHMVPMKKPHVGILKSPTQRLAGKYGPTIFSMLPKGAPIPPSAPSKGINNINN, encoded by the coding sequence ATGGCTACCTTCTATAAATCCCAACACCTCGCCGCCGTGCTCCTCTTATTCTTCATCTTCACCACCTTTACATCGCCATCTTCCGCCAGGCTCTTGAGCGACTCGCCGCCGTCCACCACGGAGACAACCTTGGACCTTGCTTTAGCCGATCTCGTCGAAGTCGAAGAACACAAAACCGACGTCGTTCTCGACGTGTCGAAACAACACCCTGAGACTCAACCTCAGCCATGTGATCATATGGTTCCCATGAAGAAACCCCACGTCGGAATCCTTAAGTCTCCGACTCAAAGACTCGCCGGAAAATATGGTCCGACGATCTTCAGCATGCTTCCCAAGGGAGCACCGATACCACCTTCTGCACCTAGCAAAGGAATCAACAACATCAACAATTAG
- the LOC107940472 gene encoding precursor of CEP15 translates to MAMKELKKPSFLLGFALLLLLLMMMISSQSMADAEMMKVKPTKARTRKVLEMEQDYPGEVPSIPSDYDYNDFYRRQGDVPSPGIGH, encoded by the coding sequence ATGGCGATGAAAGAGCTCAAAAAACCCAGTTTTTTGCTGGGTTTTGCATTGTTATTGCTtctattgatgatgatgataagcTCACAATCCATGGCAGATGCTGAGATGATGAAGGTGAAACCCACAAAAGCAAGAACAAGAAAGGTATTGGAGATGGAGCAAGATTACCCAGGTGAAGTGCCAAGCATCCCAAGTGATTATGATTACAATGATTTCTATAGAAGGCAAGGTGATGTTCCAAGCCCAGGAATTGgtcattga
- the LOC107940484 gene encoding mini-chromosome maintenance complex-binding protein isoform X1, with protein MGGPPYDCLANPLGAVRLAFEKAIGSELETPSTHPSAFNGKDWGALELFRHFLFQESGLSQVPILNPKTLRWVQPNSLVRYRGMIQDMLGNEFYAGAYKDGNLWRTNKFMDVSQYPMGSSPDMCIWERRLLYCVPVPGQNSWTEPSSEMEPNWSSQTREKRRRMDDEDNDPMDLVPDDEIKSSPITKKMREDGLPSPSQSRDTKTTSSSSITSTFQSVDEDNLPCLVKIYDSPESELKLNDVFEFIGVLTFDSELAVEKDDNDELSNSFYDDALVHLPPNKVPRLHCLIHRKLAVQDFLPGSPIIEPKPHLVKETREALFRHLTAVLGNDEVAAHFVLLHLLSKVHARVDDVAVGKLSLNLTGLNKESVSVFGTRLSDTFKNLLPFTNCMPLTLEYLNIASLAPKKDYQANRLVPGVLQLPEGSHLMVDETRLESGSLNSTGIENTKLLKNLIEFQKVEYDFQYYKVEMATDVQLLIFSEGKSNIVPADVIVPFQPSCLESTEMPVAEALEAWRWYLATVRSLPHSIGSEIQKVVEDDLVAARQMDRSLGSRDFSRWLTMARLISSSFGETSLSKEHWEMAKEMERLRRERLK; from the exons ATGGGAGGTCCACCGTACGATTGCTTGGCGAATCCCCTAGGAGCCGTCCGATTAGCATTCGAGAAGGCAATAGGGTCAGAATTGGAGACTCCTTCGACCCATCCCTCCGCCTTTAACGGCAAAGATTGGGGTGCCCTTGAACTCTTCCGCCACTTCCTCTTCCAAGAATCAGGGCTTTCCCAGGTTCCCATCCTTAATCCCAAAACATTAAGATGGGTTCAACCCAACAGTCTTGTCCGTTACCGTGGTATGATCCAAGACATGTTGGGAAATGAATTCTATGCCGGCGCTTACAAGGATGGAAATTTATGGCGGACCAACAAATTCATGGATGTTTCTCAATACCCAATGGGTTCCTCTCCTGATATGTGTATTTGGGAACGCCGCTTGCTCTACTGTGTTCCT GTCCCAGGACAGAATTCATGGACTGAACCTTCTAGTGAAATGGAACCTAATTGGTCATCTCAAACCAGGGAGAAGCGGCGTAGGATGGATGACGAAGATAATGATCCCATGGATTTG GTTCCTGATGATGAGATTAAAAGCTCTCCAATTACCAAGAAGATG agAGAAGATGGACTTCCTTCCCCTTCACAATCCAGGGATACTAAAACTACAAGCTCTTCTTCTATCACAAGTACATTTCAATCTGTTGACGAAGATAACCTTCCTTGCCTAGTCAAG ATATATGATTCTCCAGAATCAGAATTGAAGCTGAATGATGTTTTTGAATTTATTGGGGTCCTCACTTTTGATTCAGAGCTTGCAGTTGAGAAAGATGACAATGATGAGTTATCAAATAGTTTCTATGATGATGCCCTGGTCCATTTGCCCCCTAATAAG GTCCCTCGCTTGCACTGTCTTATACATAGGAAGCTTGCAGTGCAGGACTTTCTGCCAGGTTCCCCAATAATAGAG CCAAAGCCACATTTGGTGAAAGAGACAAGGGAAGCTCTGTTCAGGCATCTTACGGCTGTTCTTGGAAATGATGAGGTAGCTGCTCATTTCGTGTTGTTGCATCTTCTGTCCAAG GTTCATGCTCGAGTAGATGATGTTGCAGTGGGGAAGCTGTCACTCAATCTAACAGGTTTAAACAAAGAAAGTGTATCTGTGTTTGGTACTCGACTTAGTGATACATTCAAAAACCTCCTACCATTCACGAATTGCATGCCTCTCACACTGGAATATCTGAACATTGCCTCGCTTGCCCCGAAAAAGGATTATCAAGCCAACAG ATTGGTTCCTGGCGTTCTTCAGCTACCCGAGGGCTCACACTTGATGGTAGACGAGACCCGACTAGAATCAGGAAGCCTCAATTCTACTGGAATTGAGAATACAAAGTTGCTGAAAAATCTCATCGAGTTTCAAAAA GTGGAGTATGACTTTCAATACTATAAAGTGGAAATGGCAACGGATGTCCAGTTACTTATCTTCTCGGAGGGGAAATCTAATATTGTTCCTGCTGATGTTATTGTACCTTTTCAACCTTCTTGTCTTGAATCCACTGAAATGCCAGTTGCTGAGGCACTAGAAGCTTGGAGATGGTACTTGGCTACTGTTAGATCATTACCACATTCCATTGGATCAGAAATACAGAAG GTGGTAGAAGATGATTTGGTTGCAGCAAGACAAATGGATCGGAGCTTGGGAAGTCGAGATTTTAGCAG ATGGTTGACGATGGCTCGGCTCATATCGTCAAGTTTCGGAGAAACCAGTTTGTCAAAGGAACATTGGGAAATGGCCAAagaaatggagaggctaaggagGGAGAGACTGAAATAG
- the LOC107940484 gene encoding mini-chromosome maintenance complex-binding protein isoform X2: MNSMPALTRMEIYGGPTNSWMFLNTQWVPLLICVFGNAACSTVFLSQDRIHGLNLLVKWNLIGHLKPGRSGVGWMTKIMIPWIWLVLLPLPFIYIYKYVPDDEIKSSPITKKMREDGLPSPSQSRDTKTTSSSSITSTFQSVDEDNLPCLVKIYDSPESELKLNDVFEFIGVLTFDSELAVEKDDNDELSNSFYDDALVHLPPNKVPRLHCLIHRKLAVQDFLPGSPIIEPKPHLVKETREALFRHLTAVLGNDEVAAHFVLLHLLSKVHARVDDVAVGKLSLNLTGLNKESVSVFGTRLSDTFKNLLPFTNCMPLTLEYLNIASLAPKKDYQANRLVPGVLQLPEGSHLMVDETRLESGSLNSTGIENTKLLKNLIEFQKVEYDFQYYKVEMATDVQLLIFSEGKSNIVPADVIVPFQPSCLESTEMPVAEALEAWRWYLATVRSLPHSIGSEIQKVVEDDLVAARQMDRSLGSRDFSRWLTMARLISSSFGETSLSKEHWEMAKEMERLRRERLK, translated from the exons ATGAATTCTATGCCGGCGCTTACAAGGATGGAAATTTATGGCGGACCAACAAATTCATGGATGTTTCTCAATACCCAATGGGTTCCTCTCCTGATATGTGTATTTGGGAACGCCGCTTGCTCTACTGTGTTCCT GTCCCAGGACAGAATTCATGGACTGAACCTTCTAGTGAAATGGAACCTAATTGGTCATCTCAAACCAGGGAGAAGCGGCGTAGGATGGATGACGAAGATAATGATCCCATGGATTTGGTTGGTCTTGCTACCTCTAccgtttatatacatatataaatat GTTCCTGATGATGAGATTAAAAGCTCTCCAATTACCAAGAAGATG agAGAAGATGGACTTCCTTCCCCTTCACAATCCAGGGATACTAAAACTACAAGCTCTTCTTCTATCACAAGTACATTTCAATCTGTTGACGAAGATAACCTTCCTTGCCTAGTCAAG ATATATGATTCTCCAGAATCAGAATTGAAGCTGAATGATGTTTTTGAATTTATTGGGGTCCTCACTTTTGATTCAGAGCTTGCAGTTGAGAAAGATGACAATGATGAGTTATCAAATAGTTTCTATGATGATGCCCTGGTCCATTTGCCCCCTAATAAG GTCCCTCGCTTGCACTGTCTTATACATAGGAAGCTTGCAGTGCAGGACTTTCTGCCAGGTTCCCCAATAATAGAG CCAAAGCCACATTTGGTGAAAGAGACAAGGGAAGCTCTGTTCAGGCATCTTACGGCTGTTCTTGGAAATGATGAGGTAGCTGCTCATTTCGTGTTGTTGCATCTTCTGTCCAAG GTTCATGCTCGAGTAGATGATGTTGCAGTGGGGAAGCTGTCACTCAATCTAACAGGTTTAAACAAAGAAAGTGTATCTGTGTTTGGTACTCGACTTAGTGATACATTCAAAAACCTCCTACCATTCACGAATTGCATGCCTCTCACACTGGAATATCTGAACATTGCCTCGCTTGCCCCGAAAAAGGATTATCAAGCCAACAG ATTGGTTCCTGGCGTTCTTCAGCTACCCGAGGGCTCACACTTGATGGTAGACGAGACCCGACTAGAATCAGGAAGCCTCAATTCTACTGGAATTGAGAATACAAAGTTGCTGAAAAATCTCATCGAGTTTCAAAAA GTGGAGTATGACTTTCAATACTATAAAGTGGAAATGGCAACGGATGTCCAGTTACTTATCTTCTCGGAGGGGAAATCTAATATTGTTCCTGCTGATGTTATTGTACCTTTTCAACCTTCTTGTCTTGAATCCACTGAAATGCCAGTTGCTGAGGCACTAGAAGCTTGGAGATGGTACTTGGCTACTGTTAGATCATTACCACATTCCATTGGATCAGAAATACAGAAG GTGGTAGAAGATGATTTGGTTGCAGCAAGACAAATGGATCGGAGCTTGGGAAGTCGAGATTTTAGCAG ATGGTTGACGATGGCTCGGCTCATATCGTCAAGTTTCGGAGAAACCAGTTTGTCAAAGGAACATTGGGAAATGGCCAAagaaatggagaggctaaggagGGAGAGACTGAAATAG